A genomic segment from Poecilia reticulata strain Guanapo linkage group LG3, Guppy_female_1.0+MT, whole genome shotgun sequence encodes:
- the chst1 gene encoding carbohydrate sulfotransferase 1, producing the protein MQCSWKSVILLALASIAIQYTAIRTLTSKPFQLCPLPSPQNCGLGAQETDPSFERGAAGGAGCDDYPYFSINATRKLHILVLATTRSGSSFVGQLLNQHQEIFYLFEPLYHVYATLVPRQSHTRNPTDRRVTLGASRDLLRSLYGCDLYFLENYIKPTPTNHTTDKLFRRGASRALCQQPVCDAFGPGDVNVEEGDCVKKCSTLNMTLATEACQEKKHVAIKVVRVPEIGDLRALVEDPRLNIKVIQLVRDPRGILSSRIETFRDPYRLWRIWRATGRRPYNLDMNQLTVICEDFFGSVSTGLSHPHWLKGKYMLVRYEDLARNPLLKTQEIYDFLGLHMDKNVKHWIRENTRGSNEPSAKHKFGTVRDSAANAESWRLKLSYDIVEFTQTMCHKVLKQLGYKAVKSVEELKNLSFSLVQDKTFVPFL; encoded by the coding sequence ATGCAATGTTCCTGGAAGTCAGTGATTCTGCTGGCCTTGGCTTCGATCGCCATCCAGTACACAGCTATCCGGACGCTCACCTCTAAGCCTTTCCAGCTGTGCCCGCTGCCCAGCCCCCAGAACTGCGGTCTCGGGGCTCAGGAGACAGATCCTTCCTTTGAGCGGGGAGCAGCAGGTGGGGCAGGCTGTGATGACTACCCTTACTTTTCAATCAACGCCACCCGTAAACTTCATATACTGGTCTTAGCCACCACTCGCAGTGGCTCCTCCTTTGTTGGCCAGCTGCTGAACCAGCACCAGGAGATATTCTACCTGTTTGAGCCTCTTTATCACGTTTATGCCACATTGGTCCCACGTCAGTCACACACCCGCAACCCCACAGACCGCCGCGTGACCCTAGGTGCCAGTCGAGACCTCTTGCGCAGCCTGTATGGTTGCGATCTCTATTTCCTAGAGAATTACATAAAACCGACACCCACAAACCACACTACGGACAAACTGTTCCGTCGAGGTGCCAGCCGGGCATTGTGCCAGCAACCTGTCTGTGATGCCTTTGGTCCAGGGGACGTTAATGTGGAAGAAGGAGACTGTGTGAAGAAATGCTCAACCTTAAACATGACTTTAGCAACAGAGGCTTGTCAGGAGAAGAAGCACGTGGCCATCAAAGTAGTTCGGGTTCCTGAAATCGGAGATCTGCGGGCTCTGGTTGAAGACCCGCGGCTGAACATAAAAGTCATTCAACTTGTGAGAGACCCACGTGGTATCCTGTCATCCCGGATCGAGACGTTCAGGGACCCATACCGATTGTGGCGCATTTGGAGGGCCACAGGGAGAAGACCGTATAATCTAGACATGAATCAGCTCACAGTTATCTGTGAGGACTTCTTTGGTTCAGTTTCAACTGGTCTTAGTCATCCCCACTGGCTGAAAGGAAAGTACATGTTGGTTCGATATGAGGATTTGGCCCGAAATCCACTTCTAAAGACTCAGGAGATCTATGACTTTCTTGGGCTGCATatggataaaaatgtgaaacactgGATACGCGAAAATACTCGAGGAAGCAATGAACCTTCGGCAAAACACAAGTTTGGAACAGTGAGGGACTCGGCGGCTAATGCAGAGAGTTGGCGTTTGAAACTGTCCTATGATATTGTAGAATTCACACAAACCATGTGTCATAAAGTACTGAAGCAGCTGGGATACAAGGCTGTGAAATCAGTAGAAGAACTGAAAAATCTGTCCTTCTCTCTAGTGCAGGACAAAACATTTGTACCATTTTTGTAA